Within Chromatiales bacterium, the genomic segment ACCAGGCGATAACTTTCACTTAAAAAATAGTCATGTCTTAGCGGCTTTGGTACGTCGTTTCCACGAGGCTAAAGAAGAGCGAAAGAGCAAAATTGAGATTTGGGGCACGGGTAAGGTCAAGCGTGAGTTCCTTCATGTAGACGATTTGGCGTCAGCTTGTCTGTATATTATGCAGCTAGAAAAAGCTGTCTATCAAAAAAAGATTACAGCACAGCAGTCGCATGTCAATGTCGGGTCTGGAGAGGAGATCACAATTGCCGACTGCGCTAAGCTGATTGGGAAAATCGTCGGCTTCGATGGAGAGATTGCCTTTGATACATCCAAGCCAGATGGCACACCACGAAAATTAATGGATGTCTCGTTAATACATAGCCTCGGCTGGCGACACAGTATAAGTTTAGCCGACGGTCTGCCGTCATTCTACCAGTGGTTCCTCGACAACCAGGACAAATTTCGCGGTAAATAAAACTTTAGATTAATAGAGATATATAACGATCAACAAGTAGCGCAGCAAACAGTAGCATCAAATAAACAACGGAAAAGCCGAAGGTCTCCATTGCGTATTTAGGTCCGCGTCTGTACCGTAAAATAATACCGTAGTATATGAAGACCGCATTAAGCAATATCGCCGAGAATAAATAAATCGAACCGGATAGCGCAGTTGCATACGGGAGCATGGTCACCAGTGTGAGCAAAACGATATATAGTAATATCTGCAAACGCGTAAAGTCTTCACCGTGAGTGACCGGCAACATCGGCACACCAGCAGCGGCATATTCTTCTTTTCTATACATTGCAAGTGCCCAGAAGTGTGGCGGCGTCCAAACAAAAATAATTAAAAATAATAAAAATGCTCCAAAATCCAACTGTCCAGTAGCAGCTACCCAACCCAGCATCGGCGGCGTGGCACCGGCAGCACCGCCGATTACTATATTCTGAGGAGTGGCGTACTTTAAGAAGCGCGTATAGACGACGGCATAGCCGACTAGTGATAGCAAGGTTAAAACAGCAGTAAGCATATTAACCCAAAACATTAGTATCACAGTGCCAATAATTCCTATTGTGATAGCAAAAATAAGTACTTCGCGAGTAGACAATGCACCGCTAGGTAGTGGACGGTCTTTGGTGCGCTGCATTAACGCATCTATTTTGCGATCTGTAGCATGGTTTATAGCAGCAGCGGCAGCCGAAACTAATGCAATCCCTGTCATTGCTGCAATCATCGTACTAAAAGACAGTGTTAGCGGAGCAGCCATTAGCATACCCACCAGTGCAGTAAACAGCATCAGCACGACGACCCTAGGCTTACAAACCTCAAAGTAATATTTAGCGCGGCCGAGCATAATATTCGTTGGTTGCGCAGAGTAAATCACTGTCTCTGACTCAGTGATTGTGATCGTGACACGCGCAATAGTAGCAATAATGATAGCACCAATAGTATGGCAACTGCATTGTGCGAAACTGCAACTACTATCGGTAATGAAAATAAAATATTTGAAATCCCCAAAGCGATTTGACCAACCAACAATATGCTAATGCCCAATGCCACTCGTCTGATTAAAGGTGAACCATGAATAAATAACTTCGTTAAAAAGACTACAAAGAAAGCGGTCACAATCAATGCCCCCAAACGATGTGAAAAATGAATCGCAGTGCGTTGCGGGCTGTCCAACACTCCGTATTCATAATTGCGATCATCACCGGAAAACTGAAACGCCTCTTTATAGTTGGCCTCAGGCCAC encodes:
- a CDS encoding protoheme IX farnesyltransferase produces the protein MLGRAKYYFEVCKPRVVVLMLFTALVGMLMAAPLTLSFSTMIAAMTGIALVSAAAAAINHATDRKIDALMQRTKDRPLPSGALSTREVLIFAITIGIIGTVILMFWVNMLTAVLTLLSLVGYAVVYTRFLKYATPQNIVIGGAAGATPPMLGWVAATGQLDFGAFLLFLIIFVWTPPHFWALAMYRKEEYAAAGVPMLPVTHGEDFTRLQILLYIVLLTLVTMLPYATALSGSIYLFSAILLNAVFIYYGIILRYRRGPKYAMETFGFSVVYLMLLFAALLVDRYISLLI